A genomic region of Thermodesulfovibrionales bacterium contains the following coding sequences:
- a CDS encoding host attachment protein, which produces MSTIVIAVDLGHFKAYRVTKNPFGSPAVELIESYDSLEGHGKLAERFSDDAGRFVGGGGKGEVAKGYGEPHHVESEIDKRLVKMIAMDINAIIQKEDCEDWYLAAGEKINKKIIDKLEPAVKSKLNKCISVDLTRIPKSEILNYFT; this is translated from the coding sequence ATGAGCACGATCGTCATTGCCGTTGATTTGGGACATTTCAAGGCATACAGAGTTACGAAGAATCCCTTCGGAAGCCCTGCAGTTGAACTGATCGAAAGTTATGATTCTCTTGAAGGACATGGTAAACTGGCAGAAAGGTTCTCTGATGATGCTGGAAGATTCGTGGGAGGGGGAGGAAAAGGTGAAGTTGCAAAGGGATACGGGGAACCTCACCATGTCGAATCTGAGATCGACAAACGACTGGTGAAGATGATCGCCATGGATATCAATGCCATCATACAAAAGGAGGATTGCGAAGACTGGTATTTGGCAGCCGGCGAAAAAATCAACAAGAAGATCATAGATAAATTAGAGCCGGCAGTAAAATCCAAGCTGAACAAGTGCATCTCTGTCGATCTCACAAGAATCCCAAAATCAGAAATCCTGAATTATTTTACATAG